A stretch of Streptomyces vietnamensis DNA encodes these proteins:
- a CDS encoding helix-turn-helix domain-containing protein, which yields MLEEAEEIGRRVRRARLRLGMPQADLATALGKSQGWVSKMERGLIELDRVGLLNQVAAELHVHPNDLIGRPYSSSPDDNQWQIAASSILRELRRYDLAPVFDGTPRPAPQLWREVTRLHRLRDTASNVAILRVLPDLFREARALAEVSEGHEREEAYAIYAVCCKFAHTAAHSLGHPELVAMACERAAWSARLSGDPVLPAVADWMRVWDMWATADWADALTLSDKAIASVQQAYEHGEPLAVRAWGTLQLRAAVSAARAGRATEAEDRIGYAKDAAERMDAYVGAPVYDRHSLTFSAGNVQIHAISVALEMGEQGKALEINRRTSPELVGALPNSRQGHHHMDIARAWLWDGNRDKALVELETAERIAPQLVRNHPIARSTLRSIVYAERAATREKLRRMSDRFHLDG from the coding sequence AAGCCGAGGAGATCGGCCGGCGCGTCCGTAGGGCGCGGCTGCGTCTCGGGATGCCGCAGGCGGACCTCGCCACGGCCCTGGGGAAGTCGCAGGGCTGGGTGTCGAAGATGGAGCGGGGCCTGATCGAGCTGGACCGGGTCGGGCTGCTCAACCAGGTGGCAGCCGAGCTGCACGTCCACCCGAACGACCTGATCGGACGGCCGTACAGCAGCTCCCCGGACGACAACCAGTGGCAGATCGCCGCCTCCTCGATCCTGCGCGAACTGCGCCGTTACGACCTCGCCCCGGTCTTCGACGGGACGCCGCGACCCGCCCCGCAGCTGTGGCGGGAAGTCACCCGTCTGCACCGGCTGCGCGACACAGCCTCCAACGTGGCGATCCTCCGTGTCCTGCCGGACCTGTTCCGCGAGGCGCGGGCCCTGGCCGAGGTCTCGGAGGGACATGAGCGGGAGGAGGCGTACGCGATCTACGCGGTGTGCTGCAAGTTCGCCCACACCGCCGCCCACTCCCTCGGCCACCCCGAACTGGTCGCGATGGCCTGCGAGCGGGCCGCCTGGTCGGCCCGGCTTTCCGGGGACCCCGTGCTGCCCGCGGTCGCGGACTGGATGCGGGTCTGGGACATGTGGGCGACGGCCGACTGGGCGGACGCTCTGACGCTCTCGGACAAGGCGATCGCCTCGGTGCAGCAGGCGTACGAGCACGGCGAGCCGCTGGCCGTACGGGCCTGGGGCACCCTCCAGCTCCGGGCCGCGGTCTCGGCCGCCCGCGCCGGCCGCGCGACCGAGGCGGAGGACCGGATCGGGTACGCGAAGGACGCAGCCGAGCGGATGGACGCGTACGTCGGGGCGCCGGTGTACGACCGGCACTCGCTCACGTTCTCCGCTGGGAACGTGCAGATCCACGCGATCAGCGTGGCCCTGGAGATGGGCGAGCAGGGCAAGGCCCTGGAGATCAACCGCCGCACCAGCCCCGAGCTGGTCGGAGCCCTGCCCAACTCCCGTCAGGGGCACCATCACATGGACATCGCGCGGGCCTGGCTGTGGGACGGCAACCGGGACAAGGCCCTCGTCGAGCTGGAGACCGCCGAGCGGATCGCCCCCCAGCTCGTACGGAACCACCCCATCGCCCGCTCGACCCTCCGGAGCATCGTCTACGCCGAACGTGCAGCCACGCGGGAGAAGTTGCGGCGCATGTCCGACCGCTTTCACCTGGACGGATAG
- a CDS encoding metallophosphoesterase: protein MSRKYGQIVATTDLHSALDQAHRLLPHLHHLKASSLIADCGDFFEGTGYYRLGKGAIEREILTTLYDVLAPGNHGWPHYFDPGLREMTVCGNAVDEATGRPLFDRLRVVEVHGRRVAVTAVIGVSAFLTIPAGQRAGHHVTDPVTALHELMLEHHHCVDSWIVLSHSGFDEDLKLAGACPFVDVIFAGHCHSDTYGPVHVGDTLVVKGGELAAGYAAAEPVGSGWAARTAVFPAPTTVPDDLAALDEKISSTCRMLATPLGTLDEPYRDTVLDRRRLLQDITARLHTGLGADAVLLNETALRSTRLGDVLTLGDLLAIEPFDNQLVHVFLPDQYAKDLEGLLTHVTEHVGPLAFAPRPLPQGIRSVLTTDYLADTYLGGRTHQAGLRLGEAVRGTIATPLPRSENKDGAR, encoded by the coding sequence ATGAGCAGGAAGTACGGCCAGATCGTGGCCACCACCGACCTGCACTCCGCCCTCGACCAGGCCCACAGGCTCCTGCCGCACCTGCACCACCTCAAGGCGTCCTCGCTCATCGCCGACTGCGGCGACTTCTTCGAGGGCACCGGCTACTACCGGCTGGGCAAGGGAGCCATCGAGCGGGAGATCCTCACGACGCTGTACGACGTGCTCGCTCCCGGCAACCACGGCTGGCCCCACTACTTCGATCCTGGACTGCGCGAGATGACGGTCTGTGGCAACGCCGTCGACGAGGCCACCGGACGACCGTTGTTCGACCGTCTCCGTGTCGTCGAGGTACACGGCCGTCGGGTCGCCGTCACCGCGGTCATCGGCGTGAGCGCGTTCCTCACCATCCCCGCCGGCCAGCGGGCCGGACACCACGTCACCGACCCCGTGACCGCGCTGCACGAGCTGATGCTGGAACACCACCACTGCGTGGACTCGTGGATCGTGCTGTCCCACTCCGGCTTCGACGAGGACCTCAAGCTCGCCGGTGCCTGCCCGTTCGTGGACGTCATCTTCGCCGGCCACTGCCACAGCGACACCTACGGGCCGGTGCACGTCGGCGACACCCTCGTGGTCAAGGGCGGTGAGCTGGCCGCCGGATACGCCGCCGCCGAGCCGGTCGGCTCCGGCTGGGCCGCCCGTACCGCCGTCTTCCCCGCCCCGACGACGGTCCCGGACGACCTCGCCGCCCTGGACGAGAAAATCAGCTCTACCTGCCGGATGCTGGCCACTCCCCTCGGCACCCTCGACGAGCCCTACCGCGACACCGTCCTCGACCGCCGCCGGCTCCTCCAGGACATCACCGCCCGGCTGCACACCGGCCTCGGCGCCGATGCTGTCCTCCTCAACGAAACCGCCCTGCGCTCCACCCGCCTCGGCGACGTCCTGACGCTCGGAGACCTCCTGGCCATCGAGCCGTTCGACAACCAGCTCGTCCATGTCTTCCTCCCCGACCAGTACGCGAAGGACCTGGAGGGCCTGCTGACACACGTGACCGAGCACGTCGGCCCGCTGGCCTTCGCCCCCCGGCCGCTGCCGCAGGGCATCCGGTCCGTCCTGACCACCGACTACCTCGCCGACACCTACCTCGGCGGACGCACCCACCAGGCCGGCCTCCGCCTCGGCGAGGCCGTCCGCGGAACCATCGCCACGCCCTTACCCCGGAGCGAGAACAAGGACGGTGCCCGATGA
- a CDS encoding UDP-N-acetylglucosamine 1-carboxyvinyltransferase: MDLSPARTRDVDAVTVRPGRPLAGTVRVDGSKNAALPLLTAAASLGRGVRLSGIPASADVQRMLGLLEQAGYRVARPVAEPGAVIVTPQEHPAEAPDLADAARIRASYYLVAPLLAAYGQAALPWPGGCRIGDRGMELHFTVYEAFGDTVLLDDSGYRVLAADRGRGRDKVVLTLPFRSRGASIAAICRAVVAGSRLELGNPNLSPETTGVLAALRSAGWTARADSDTITLAPPLGIPAGTVAWAVPGDKIEAGTLACAIAATGGEGRVEGVAGSDLKVLAGLLDWAGIPVSLAPDAITVHRAHTMSGRPLRAVASLTPDGLDADFEPALMALALTLPGTHLFADDINPGRHGNLLPQLARLGAVVEELSPTRCRLAGPQRLNGTTVKATDIRTGSALLIAGLGARGATTVSGLDQLRRGHADLPAKLRALGADLTDVPR; encoded by the coding sequence ATGGACCTTTCCCCTGCCCGTACGAGAGACGTCGACGCTGTCACCGTCCGTCCCGGCCGCCCGCTCGCCGGCACGGTCCGGGTGGACGGCTCGAAGAACGCGGCTCTGCCACTGCTGACCGCCGCCGCGTCCCTGGGCCGCGGGGTCCGCCTGTCCGGCATCCCAGCCAGCGCCGACGTGCAGAGGATGCTCGGCCTGCTGGAGCAGGCCGGCTACCGCGTCGCCCGCCCGGTCGCCGAGCCGGGAGCCGTCATCGTCACGCCCCAGGAGCACCCCGCCGAGGCGCCCGACCTGGCCGACGCCGCCCGGATCCGGGCCTCCTACTACCTGGTGGCGCCGCTCCTTGCCGCCTACGGGCAGGCCGCCCTGCCCTGGCCCGGCGGCTGCCGGATCGGTGACCGCGGCATGGAGCTGCACTTCACCGTCTACGAAGCGTTCGGCGACACCGTCCTGCTCGACGACTCCGGATACCGCGTCCTGGCCGCCGACCGGGGCCGGGGCCGGGACAAGGTCGTCCTGACGCTGCCGTTCCGCTCGCGGGGAGCGAGCATCGCCGCGATCTGCCGGGCGGTCGTGGCCGGCAGCCGTCTGGAGCTGGGCAACCCCAACCTGTCCCCGGAGACCACGGGCGTGCTCGCCGCCTTACGGTCCGCCGGATGGACGGCCCGCGCCGACAGCGACACGATCACGCTGGCCCCACCGCTGGGCATCCCGGCCGGAACCGTCGCCTGGGCAGTTCCCGGCGACAAGATCGAGGCGGGCACGCTGGCCTGCGCGATCGCCGCCACCGGCGGTGAAGGTCGTGTCGAAGGCGTCGCCGGATCGGATCTCAAGGTGCTGGCCGGCCTGCTGGACTGGGCCGGCATCCCCGTCTCCCTCGCCCCCGACGCGATCACCGTCCACCGGGCCCACACCATGAGCGGACGACCGCTACGGGCAGTCGCTTCCCTGACTCCGGACGGTCTGGACGCCGACTTCGAGCCCGCACTGATGGCCCTGGCCCTCACCCTGCCCGGCACCCACCTGTTCGCCGACGACATCAACCCCGGCCGTCACGGCAACCTCCTCCCCCAGCTCGCCCGGCTCGGGGCCGTGGTCGAGGAACTCTCGCCCACCCGCTGCCGCCTGGCCGGCCCCCAGCGCCTGAACGGCACCACGGTGAAGGCCACCGACATCCGCACCGGCTCCGCCCTCCTGATCGCGGGCCTCGGGGCCCGGGGCGCCACCACCGTCAGCGGCCTCGACCAGCTGCGGCGCGGCCACGCCGACCTGCCCGCCAAGCTCCGTGCTCTCGGCGCCGACCTCACCGACGTACCGCGATGA